A single Danio rerio strain Tuebingen ecotype United States chromosome 17, GRCz12tu, whole genome shotgun sequence DNA region contains:
- the dpysl5a gene encoding dihydropyrimidinase-related protein 5a has product MSSSSATVRILIKGGKVVNDDFTQEADVYIENGIIQQVGKELMIPGGAKVIDATGKLVLPGGIDTSVHLNESFMNGTTADDFYSGTKAALAGGTTMVIGHVLPEKNESLLDAYEKARSHADAKACCDYALHMGVTWWGPKARAQMETLVRDKGVNSFQMYMAYKDMYMLRDSELFQALQNCKDIGAVARVHAENGELVAEGAREALDLGISGPEGIEISRPEELEAEAVHRAITIANRAHCPIYLVNVSSMSAGDVLASAKMQGKVVHGETTTAHAVLNGMQYYHQDWAHAAAFVTVPPLRLDPNTPNYLLSLLGNDTLNVVTSDHRPFTTKQKAMGKDDFTKIPHGVPGVQDRMSVMWERGVVGGKMDENRFVAVTSSNAAKIYNLYPRKGRIIPGADADVVVWDPESTRTISVTTQWQGGDVNLYENLRCHGVPLVTISRGRVVYENGIFTCAEGSGKFYPLRTFPDYLYKKMVQREKCQALKGVERTPYTGDVAAVQNSGKKDLGPADGDMNPRPCTRHGGVRDLHESSFSLSGAQIDDNVPKRASARILAPPGGRSSGIW; this is encoded by the exons ATGTCTTCCAGCTCAGCAACGGTGCGCATCCTCATAAAGGGAGGTAAAGTGGTGAACGATGACTTCACACAAGAAGCGGATGTGTACATCGAGAATGGCATCATCCAGCAGGTGGGCAAGGAGCTGATGATCCCAGGTGGGGCCAAGGTTATAGATGCCACAGGAAAGCTGGTGCTTCCGGGTGGCATAGACACCAGTGTTCACCTAAACGAGAGCTTCATGAACGGCACTACAGCAGACGACTTCTACAGCGGCACAAAG GCGGCTCTGGCTGGAGGCACTACTATGGTGATTGGTCATGTGCTACCAGAGAAGAACGAGTCATTGCTGGATGCCTATGAAAAAGCCCGCTCTCACGCTGATGCCAAAGCCTGCTGTGATTATGCCCTGCATATGGGAGTGACCTGGTGGGGACCTAAG GCTAGGGCTCAAATGGAGACACTGGTGCGGGACAAAGGGGTGAACTCCTTCCAGATGTACATGGCGTATAAGGACATGTACATGCTGAGGGACAGCGAGCTGTTTCAGGCCCTGCAGAACTGTAAGGATATTGGTGCTGTGGCCCGTGTCCACGCGGAGAACGGAGAGCTGGTTGCTGAG GGTGCCCGAGAGGCCTTGGATCTGGGTATTAGTGGACCAGAGGGCATTGAAATAAGCAGACCTGAGGAG CTGGAAGCAGAGGCCGTCCATCGAGCCATCACCATCGCTAACAGA gcCCACTGTCCCATATATCTTGTGAATGTTTCCAGCATGTCAGCAGGAGACGTTTTAGCCTCAGCTAAAATGCAAG GGAAAGTGGTGCATGGAGAGACCACCACTGCTCACGCTGTCTTAAACGGGATGCAGTATTATCACCAGGACTGGGCCCACGCAGCTGCTTTTGTCACTGTGCCGCCACTCAGACTCGACCCCAACACACCCAATTACCTGCTCAGCCTTCTGGGAAA TGATACTCTGAACGTTGTGACATCGGACCACCGACCCTTCACCACTAAACAGAAGGCGATGGGCAAAGATGACTTCACCAAAATCCCTCACGGCGTTCCTGGAGTTCAGGACCGTATGAGCGTCATGTGGGAACGAGGAGTG GTTGGAGGCAAGATGGATGAGAATCGTTTTGTTGCTGTCACCAGCTCCAATGCTGCAAAGATCTACAACCTTTACCCCAGAAAGGGCAGGATCATCCCTGGAGCTGATGCTGACGTGGTGGTTTGGGATCCAGAATCAACAAG GACCATCTCAGTGACCACTCAGTGGCAGGGTGGTGATGTGAACCTCTATGAGAACCTGCGCTGTCACGGCGTCCCCCTGGTCACTATCAGCCGCGGTCGCGTGGTCTATGAAAACGGCATCTTCACTTGTGCTGAGGGCTCCGGAAAATTCTACCCTCTCCGAACCTTCCCAGACTATCTCTACAAGAAAATGGTCCAGAGGGAGAAG TGTCAAGCACTCAAGGGGGTGGAGCGCACACCCTATACTGGAGATGTGGCTGCGGTGCAGAATTCCGGGAAGAAGGATCTCGGCCCTGCAGACGGGGACATGAACCCACGACCCTGCACACGCCACGGAGGAGTGAGAGACCTCCACGAGTCCAGCTTTAGTTTGTCTG GTGCCCAAATTGATGATAACGTTCCAAAGAGAGCTTCTGCAAGGATTCTGGCGCCCCCTGGTGGTCGTTCAAGTGGAATCTGGTAA